The Infirmifilum lucidum DNA segment TATTCGCACCCGGTATAATGGACTCTGCGTTTGGAACAGCAATATATACTTTCAATGAGAAGAGCAGGGTAAGTTCTTCACTAAAACCGGTGAGAGTAGACGTTGTAAAGGACATGGAGAGAATTGCCGACATCGTCTACTCATCTGAAAAACTTGGGGGAATAATGCTAGGCGGCGGGATATCTAAGCACCATCTGATATGGTGGGCGCAGTTCAGGGGGGGTTTAGACTATGCTGTGTCGATAACTTCTGCACCTGAGTGGGATGGGAGTTTAAGCGGCGCCAGGACTCGGGAAGCTATAAGCTGGGGAAAAATTAAGCCGAAGGCAAACCACGTAACAGTACCCGGGGATGCAACAGTAGTTTTTCCCATAGTAATAGGCTACGTCATACGAGAGCTGGGTGCCGTGTAATGCTACACCTGGCTATTTTAGGCTTTTTTGTCTCTTTCATAGTTACAAGGGTGGTTGCAGAGCCTCTGATAAACTACCTGTGGAACCGCGGCATAGTAAGGCCTGACGCCCACAAGCCTGGGAAGCCTTCAGTCGCTCACGGTGGTGGCGTTATTCTCTTCGCGGGAATTTCCACCGGTATCGCCTTGGTCATGACACTTTTGGGAGCCCCCCTCTCCCTCAAAGTATTAATCATTTATGCGAGCGCTACCCTATGCTTCATCGTTGGACTCGTGGACGACATTAAAATACTCAAGGGACAGGTCAAGACATTACTAAGCATACTTGGTATTGTTCCGGTGCTTATAACAGGCCTCACTGCACCAGCCCTCATAGATTGGGGAAGGCCTGAGCTGCCCGTAATCGGGAGAATGCGCCTCACAATAATATATTGGGTTCTTATGCCCTTATCAATTGCTGGTGCAGCAAACGTCGTAAATATGCTAGACGTTATGAATGGAATAGTTCCGGGGACATCTATCATAATATTTCTTACGCTTGCTCTTGTAAGCCTCATGCTAGGCAAAGAGACGACGCTTATAGTATCGCTAGTAGTGCTGGGGGCGCTCCTAGCCTATTACAAGTATAATGCCTACCCAGCAAGAGTGTTCAATGGCGATAGCGGTAGCTTATTTCTCGGCGCTTTTGTTGGAGCAATAGCTGTTGTTGATCACTTAGAGTTCATAGCTTTAACGCTGCTCCTACCCCACGTCCTCAACGGGTTCTTTATCCTAGTAAGCTTCAGAGGATTTAGAGAGCACCGGGAAGTGGGGAAGAGACCTATTAGAGTAGGAGAAGACGGTACTCTATATGCTAGCACAGACCCAGACGCCCCTCTCTCTTTAACGCGTATAATGCTTGCAGTAGGGGGGCCGTCTACAGAGAAAGAGGTTGCCAGGGCATATATAGCCCTCGAGGCGGTAGTGGCAGTACTAGCAGTAGTTTCAGTACTCCTGAGTTTCAGGTGAGTACGATGAAGATGGGAAGTGTGCTAGCTGTTAGTGGATCCATGATGGTTGCGGCTTGGCTGTTACTACTAGCATTTGTAATCATAGTGGAGATAGTAGCGAAAAGCTTCACCGGTATTGTGAGAGACATTATAGGACTGGGGGTATTCCTGGCTCTCATAATATTGTCTGTGTTTGCCGTGGAAACCTTCAGAACTAAGCTATTTCCAAGGATTATTTCTGAGCCCTCCTCTGCCAAAGAATAGTACTTGAGAGCTTTACACCATCTACAGTTAGAATTTCCACGGCGTAGACTCGTAGCGGGGGGAGACCTTTAATCCTCCTGAGGGTGTTTATTAGGAAGGCTCCATATACGGTTTCCTCAGAAATAAAGATGCAGTCAGCTAATGCATCATCAACGGCTGATCCATACACGTCCCCAATTTCTACAATTTCAACTTTGAGCTCCGGATCATACTTCGTGAGGTAGTTGAGAACTGCGGAAGCCCGCTCGGTAAAAGGCTCGACGGGATGCCTCTTACGGCTAGCAAACTTATCTGATGTGATGCCTACCAATAAGGTTTCAGAGAGCCTTGCAGCGCTACTCAGAAGGTGTTTATGGCCCTCGTGTAGTAAGGAGAACGTGCCACCCACGACGCCGCGCCTGCAGGGTTTTCTAGGGCCTTTTTCCACAAGAGTAAATACTTAGCGCTGAGTATTTAAACGGTTTTAAAGGAAGCTGTACCATTATTGCTCCCGTAAAGCGTTCAGCACTCAAGATCGCATTCATCCCCTATCCTTTTAGGGGTCGTGGCCTGCCTGGGTCATCATCCAAGTAAGGAACATTGATGCAGATAAAAACCTTAGCTCCTGACACGCATTATTTTATAGCGTCCCATAACTTCCCAGACTTCCACCTCTACGCCCTCTGTGAGCTTGTTTTTTATCTCCTCCTCAGCTGGCATTGGAACCTCAAAAGTATTATAGTCCTCTAGGCTCATGAGCTGTAGGTAGCCGCCAGACATTGACACTACTTGAGCGTTAAACTTCCTGATCACTGGCACGTCAACCTTGGCATCCGTGGGGACTACAATACTTCTCTTTGCTCCGTCGAAGAATCCTATGCCAACAATCCTAGCCTTCGCAGAGCCGTGTTTCCCCGTCTTACTCTTCTCCACCTCAACGACTTTACAGGGTTCTCCGTCTATGACTATAAATGACCCAACCTTAATATTACCTGCTTCTTCTGGGCGTGTGCTCATACCTTGTTCAAGAGTTGGATCTGGTTGTACATCTTAAAAAGCTTTAGTTTTCATGCCTCTTTCTGGCCCTGCTAAGTCCCTTGCCATGTACGAGCTCCCTCGAGGACAGAGAGTCTATGCTCAGAGCGCTCTAGGCTAGGGCTTGAGAGAATGGGTAAAGGCATAAAAATATAGGGGGCTATACTGTGGAAAGAAAGAGGTGGCTAGAGACATGTTTCCGGCAGCTCCCATGGCAGGATATGACAGGGCTATAACGATATTCAGCCCCGAGGGTAGGCTCTATCAAGTCGAGTATGCCTATGAAGCGGTTAAGAGGGGGATGACCGCTTTAGGCGTGAAAGCTTCTGACGGTGTTGTTCTCGCTGTTGAGAAGAGAAGCGCTTCTCCTCTTGTAGAAGGTACCGAGAAAATAAAGAAAATAGACGATCACGTAGGCGTGGCTTTTGCAGGGCTTTTCGGTGACGCTCGTGTTCTGATAGACCAGGCTCGCATCTACGCTCAGACTCACCGTCTAATCTACGGGGAGCCCATACCCATCGAGCTCCTCGTAAAGCGTATATGTGACATAAAACAGATGTACACTCAGCACGGTGGCGTGAGGCCGTTTGGCGTGGCTTTCCTCTTTGCGGGTATCGATAGGAAGGGATCTCACCTCATACAGACAGATCCCGGAGGAACCTACCTGAGGTGTAAGGCCAGAGCTATTGGTGCCGGGGCCCAGAAAGCTATAGACCTCTTCACCAAGGAATATCGCGAGGACATAAAGATCGAGGAGGCAGTCATGCTGGCACTCCGCGGGCTTAGGGAGGCCATGGAAGAGGGGTTCTCGGCAGAGAACATAGAACTTGCTAAGATAGACATCTATGATAAAACGTTCAAGATATTTACTATGAGTGAAGTCAGGGAACTTATCTCCAAGCTCTAGTAATATAACTTAATATTTAAGGGGATTATTGGTTTCTTTGAAATCTTATGTCGAAGAAGAAGCTTAGCATCGCGAGACTGGAAAAAAGTGGGAAAAAGTTTGAAGTGTTTGTTGACGCGGAGAAGGCTTGGGCGTTGAAAAATGGTGAGAAAGTAAATATACGGGAAGTCATGGAGGGCGAGTTCATATACTCGGACGCAAAACAAGGGTTGAAGGCCTCTGAGGTAGATCTCAAGAAGATCTTTGGGACAACGGATCCCTACGTGATAGCTGAGACTATTATCAAGAAAGGGGAGCTTTTACTGACCACAGAGCAACGCCGGGAGCTTATCGAAGCTAAGAAGCGCCAGATCATAGAGTTCTTATCCCGTAATACTATTGATCCTAGAACCAACTCCCCTATTCCTCCAAAGAGAATTGAGCTTGCACTTGAAGAGGCCAAGGTTAGCATTGACCCATTTAAGCCTGTAGAAGTCCAGGTTAACGACATTTTGAAGGCCCTGCGGATGATCCTACCCCTGAAGGTGGCGAGAGCTATAGTGGCTGTTCACGTCCCTGCAGTGTATGTCGGGAAGGTTCATGGAGCACTCACTAAAGTGGGGAAAATATTGAGAGAGAGTTATGCCTCCGACGGTTCCCTTAGTGTAGAACTCGAGATACCTGCTGGGATGCAGACATCGCTCATGGAGATGGTTGCGAGCCTTACGAAGGGACAAGGGGAGGTAAAGCTACTAAGGACAGAGCAGGTGTGAATGTATGAGCTTGTATGTTAAGGATAGGCAAATCGTTTTGCCTGGGGATCCTATCGGTGAGCAGGGCAGGTTTAGCATAGAGGGACACGTGTACCGGGTCAATAAGAAATTCTACTCAAAGGTTCTCGGCGTCGTTTACATAGACCAGGAGCGCAAGGTAATAAGGGTCATCCCTCTTAAAGGCAAGTATATCCCAGTTGAGGGGCACAGGGTAATAGGAAAAGTCACCGAGGTAGGTTTCACCAACTGGGTGGTCGACATAAACTCTCCATACGAGGCTATCCTCCCCGTGAGTGAGGTCACATCTAAGCCGGTGAGCATATCCAGGAACGAGTTGGCCAAGATCCTGGATGAAGGAGACTTGATTCTCGCGAAAGTCATCTACTTTGACTATACTAAGGATCCCGTACTAAGTATCAAGGAATCTAAGCTTGGAAAGATACCCAAAGGCTCTCTAGTCGAGATTAGCCCTCAGAAGGTTGCTAGGATAATCGGGAGGAAAGGATCTATGGTTTCCCTGATAGAGGAAATGCTCGGCGTCAAACTCATAGTGGGGCAGAACGGCAGGATCGTCGTTGTCGGCGATGATCCATTCAAAGAAGAATTGGCGGTTCTCGCGATCAAGAAGATAGATGCAGAAGCTCACGTGACTGGGCTCACTGAGAGGATTAAGGAGTTTATTTCTGAGAGGTTGAGAGGATGACCAAAGCTAGAGCACCAGTAAAATTACTCGATGAGAATGGCAGGAGGGTAGATGGACGTCTGCCTGACGAGATGCGCCGGTTGAGGATAGAAGCAGGGGTTCTCAGAAACGCTGACGGGTCAGCTTACGTAGAACTAGGCAACAACAAGGTTATATCTGCAGTTTACGGCCCCCGTGAGGCCACACCCAGGCATGAAGCTCTAAGCGACAGGGCACTTCTGCGCTGTAAGTATACTATGTTGCCCTTCAGTGTTGCTGACAGGAAGAGCCCACAACCCTCGCGCAGGGAGATAGAACTCTCGAAGGTTATACGCGAGGCTCTAGCACCAGCAATATTCCTCAACGAGTACCCGAGAACGGCTATTGACGTCTTCATAAACATACTGGAGGCTGACGGGGGCACTAGAACTGCAAGCATTATAGCTGCCTCAGTAGCTCTAGCAGATGCCGGGATAGCCATGCGTGACCTCGTTGCCGCAATAGCTGTTGGGAAAATTGGTAATGTTCTCGTACTGGATATCAACGGTCTAGAAGACCAGTACGGCGATGGCGACATGCCTATTGCCATGATGCCGAAGCTCGGGGAAATAACGCTAATACAGGCCGATGGTATATATACCCCACAGGAGATAGAGCAGGCAATATCTATGGCTTCGAAAGCTATCAGGAGGATTTACGAGGAACAAGTTAGAGCTCTAAGGAGTAAATATGAAGCTGTTAGACAGGAGGTAGATGAAGAATGAGTGAAATCGCGTCAAGGCTTAGGACGATCCCCGTGATTAAGCGGGAACTGATCCTCGCCTCTCTTAAGAAGGGAGAGAGGCTCGACGGAAGAAGGCCCGATGAGTTTAGGCCTATTAGTCTGGAAGTGGGAGTTATCGGCAAAGCCGAGGGATCCGCGATCGTGAGAATAGGCGATACTAAGGTAATAGCTGGCGTTAAACTCGGAATTGGCTCACCCTTTGCTGATACACCAGATGAGGGAGTACTGATAGTTAACGCCGAACTCTCGCCGCTGGCCTCGCCCTTCTTCGAGCCAGGGCCTCCAGGCGAGGAGGACATTGAACTGGCTAGGGTTGTTGACAGAGGTCTAAGAAGCGCAGGTGTCTTAGACCTTTCAAAACTCGTCATAATACCTGGGTCGAAAGTTTGGTCTGTGTTTATAGACATTTACCCACTAGACTACTCCGGGAATATTCTTGACGCGGCTGGCCTAGCGGCTATGAGTGCTCTTCTCAACGCGAAAGTTCCTAAAACCAG contains these protein-coding regions:
- the psmA gene encoding archaeal proteasome endopeptidase complex subunit alpha — protein: MFPAAPMAGYDRAITIFSPEGRLYQVEYAYEAVKRGMTALGVKASDGVVLAVEKRSASPLVEGTEKIKKIDDHVGVAFAGLFGDARVLIDQARIYAQTHRLIYGEPIPIELLVKRICDIKQMYTQHGGVRPFGVAFLFAGIDRKGSHLIQTDPGGTYLRCKARAIGAGAQKAIDLFTKEYREDIKIEEAVMLALRGLREAMEEGFSAENIELAKIDIYDKTFKIFTMSEVRELISKL
- the rrp4 gene encoding exosome complex RNA-binding protein Rrp4; amino-acid sequence: MSLYVKDRQIVLPGDPIGEQGRFSIEGHVYRVNKKFYSKVLGVVYIDQERKVIRVIPLKGKYIPVEGHRVIGKVTEVGFTNWVVDINSPYEAILPVSEVTSKPVSISRNELAKILDEGDLILAKVIYFDYTKDPVLSIKESKLGKIPKGSLVEISPQKVARIIGRKGSMVSLIEEMLGVKLIVGQNGRIVVVGDDPFKEELAVLAIKKIDAEAHVTGLTERIKEFISERLRG
- the rrp42 gene encoding exosome complex protein Rrp42, encoding MSEIASRLRTIPVIKRELILASLKKGERLDGRRPDEFRPISLEVGVIGKAEGSAIVRIGDTKVIAGVKLGIGSPFADTPDEGVLIVNAELSPLASPFFEPGPPGEEDIELARVVDRGLRSAGVLDLSKLVIIPGSKVWSVFIDIYPLDYSGNILDAAGLAAMSALLNAKVPKTSVENSKITILDEKMPLPVKGKIVYVTVAKVGEYLVIDPSFEEEVISDARVTFSITEDGRICAIQKSGEGSFKPSELLKARDMALEASKGLLQMLPTQQ
- a CDS encoding translation initiation factor IF-5A; translation: MSTRPEEAGNIKVGSFIVIDGEPCKVVEVEKSKTGKHGSAKARIVGIGFFDGAKRSIVVPTDAKVDVPVIRKFNAQVVSMSGGYLQLMSLEDYNTFEVPMPAEEEIKNKLTEGVEVEVWEVMGRYKIMRVRS
- the rrp41 gene encoding exosome complex exonuclease Rrp41; protein product: MTKARAPVKLLDENGRRVDGRLPDEMRRLRIEAGVLRNADGSAYVELGNNKVISAVYGPREATPRHEALSDRALLRCKYTMLPFSVADRKSPQPSRREIELSKVIREALAPAIFLNEYPRTAIDVFINILEADGGTRTASIIAASVALADAGIAMRDLVAAIAVGKIGNVLVLDINGLEDQYGDGDMPIAMMPKLGEITLIQADGIYTPQEIEQAISMASKAIRRIYEEQVRALRSKYEAVRQEVDEE
- a CDS encoding ribosome assembly factor SBDS, which translates into the protein MSKKKLSIARLEKSGKKFEVFVDAEKAWALKNGEKVNIREVMEGEFIYSDAKQGLKASEVDLKKIFGTTDPYVIAETIIKKGELLLTTEQRRELIEAKKRQIIEFLSRNTIDPRTNSPIPPKRIELALEEAKVSIDPFKPVEVQVNDILKALRMILPLKVARAIVAVHVPAVYVGKVHGALTKVGKILRESYASDGSLSVELEIPAGMQTSLMEMVASLTKGQGEVKLLRTEQV
- a CDS encoding MraY family glycosyltransferase, with product MLHLAILGFFVSFIVTRVVAEPLINYLWNRGIVRPDAHKPGKPSVAHGGGVILFAGISTGIALVMTLLGAPLSLKVLIIYASATLCFIVGLVDDIKILKGQVKTLLSILGIVPVLITGLTAPALIDWGRPELPVIGRMRLTIIYWVLMPLSIAGAANVVNMLDVMNGIVPGTSIIIFLTLALVSLMLGKETTLIVSLVVLGALLAYYKYNAYPARVFNGDSGSLFLGAFVGAIAVVDHLEFIALTLLLPHVLNGFFILVSFRGFREHREVGKRPIRVGEDGTLYASTDPDAPLSLTRIMLAVGGPSTEKEVARAYIALEAVVAVLAVVSVLLSFR
- a CDS encoding pantetheine-phosphate adenylyltransferase, which encodes MEKGPRKPCRRGVVGGTFSLLHEGHKHLLSSAARLSETLLVGITSDKFASRKRHPVEPFTERASAVLNYLTKYDPELKVEIVEIGDVYGSAVDDALADCIFISEETVYGAFLINTLRRIKGLPPLRVYAVEILTVDGVKLSSTILWQRRAQK